The sequence below is a genomic window from Henriciella marina DSM 19595.
GCAGATGGGCCCGACAATGTCGTAGCGCACGGTTTCGTCAGAGGACCCGCGCTCGCGCACCGGCAAAATCTCGTGATAGGCCTGATAGAGGGCCGGGCGCATGAGGTCGTTCATGCCGGCATCGACCATCAGGAAGTTGCGCTGGGGGCCAGGCTTCACGAAGAGAGCTTCAGTGACAAGCACGCCTGCATTGCCAGCGATGACGCGGCCGGGCTCAAGTATGACTTCCAGACCCATCCCTTCGGTGACCTCACGGATCATCTGCGCATAGGCCGATGGCGGGGGCGGATTATCTGTGGACCTGTAGGGGATGCCCAGCCCGCCGCCGAGATCGACGCGGCGGATATCATGTCCGTCTTCGCGAAGCTCCCGCACCAGCGTCATGACCTTCATGAACGCGGCGCGCATTGGGGCGATGTCATCAATCTGGGAGCCGATATGGACGTCAACACCAACAGCCTCGACACCGTCGGTCTCAGCAATCTGAGCATAGGCCTCGCGGGCCTCAGCCCATGGCACACCGAACTTGTCGCCCGCCTTGCCTGTCGAGATATTCGGATGACCGCCCGCAGCCACATCCGGATTGACCCGCACGGCGACCTTGGCCGTCTTGCCCATGCTTTTGGCGACGTCTGCCAGCACGGTGAGCTCGGCAGAGCTTTCGATGTTGAACTGGTGGATACCCTCTTCCAGGGCGAGGCGCATTTCTGCCCGTGTCTTGCCAACCCCGGAAAAGACGATGCGCGCCGCAGGAATGCCCGCCTTGCGCGCGCGCAGAAGCTCACCGCCGCTGACGACATCGGCGCCGCAGCCCTCATCGGCCAACGTCTTCAGAACACCGAGATTGCCGTTGGCTTTGACCGAATAGGCGATCAGGCAGCTCATCCCGTCGAAGGCGTCGGCGATCACGCGCGCGTGACGGCGGAGCGTTGCGGCGGAATAGACATAGACCGGCGTGCCAATATCATCGGCAATCGTATCCAGCGCCACATCCTCGCAATGGAGGCGGCCGTCTTTATAATCGAAGTGATGCAACCGGTTGGCCTCTATTCAGGCGAGACGTCGCCCAGACCAGACTCGCCGATATCGGCCGCTGGGTCTGATTTCGGGATCTCGCCGCCAAGCTCATTGTAATAGGCCTCGTCCGCCGACTTTGCCGGCGCCTGCGCCACAGCAACGGGGGCCGAGACAGGCTGGCGGGCCTCTTCATCTGGCGGCGATGAGGAAAAGATTGGAGGCGGACGGTCAAGATCACCGCGCACGCCGCAGCCACCAAGGCCGGCACATGCCAGAGTAAGAAGGCCGATCGCGCTCAGTGGTTTCATCATGTTGTGGCCTCCACGCCCAGACGTTTGGTCCAAAGTTCAATCTGCTCACGCACCCGGACAGGTGCGGTGCCGCCATAGCTTTCGCGGCTGGCGGCGGATGCTTCGACGCTTAGCACGGAAAAGATGGCGTCGGTAAGACGCGGTTCGACTTCCTGCATGGAATTTAACGAAAGCGCCTCCAGGCCGACCCCCTCTGCCTCTGCCATCGCGACGATCTGGCCCGTGACGTGGTGTGCATCGCGGAAGGGCAGTTTCAGTTCACGCACAAGCCAGTCGGCAAGGTCGGTCGCCGTCGAATAGCCCTTCGCCGCCGCCGCGCGCATATTGTCCTTGTCGAAAGTGATCGTGTCGATCATGCCCGCCATCGCCTTGGCGCAGAGGCCAAACGTATCGAAGGCCTCGAAGGTGAGGCGTTTGTCGTCCTGTAGATCCTTCGCATAGGCGAGCGGCAGCGCCTTTACGGCGCCCTGAAGGCTGGCGAATTGTCCTGCGATCAGGGCTGACTTGGCGCGGATAAGCTCGGCCGCATCCGGATTGCGCTTCTGCGGCATGATGGAGGAGCCGGTCGACCATTCATCCGACAGCCGTGCAAAACCGAACTGCGCGCTGGTCCAGAGAACGAGCTCTTCAGCCAGACGCGAGAGATGTGTCGCGGCAATCGAGAGCGCCGCCAGCGATTCAAGCGCGAAATCGCGGGCAGAAACAGCATCGAGCGAGTTCGCCATCGGCCGGTCAAAGCCGAGCGCCTCGGACACCATGTCGCGGTCGATCGGGAACCCGGTTCCAGCAAGCGCAGCAGCACCTAGCGGCGACTCATTGGCGCGGAGGGCCGCGCCCAGCAGCCGCGATTTGTCGCGCTCAGCCATCTCGACATAGGCCAAGAGGTGGTGGCCGAGGGTAACAGGCTGCGCGGTCTGCAAATGGGTGAAGCCCGGCATGATCGTGTCGGCGTTTTCGCTGGCACGGCGAAGCAGGACCCGCTGCAACGCCGTCAGCGCGCCTGCGGCTTCGCCAAGCGCGCCGCGCGTCCAGAGCCGGAAGCCCGTCACGACCTGATCATTGCGGGAGCGCGCCGTATGAAGCCGCCCGGCAGGTTCGCCGATCAGCTCCTTCAGGCGCGCCTCGATGTTCATGTGGATGTCTTCAAGCTCGACCCGGTAGGGGAAGGTCTCCGCCTTCACTTCTTCCAGCACTTGGTCGAGACCGCCCTGTATGGCCTCATTGTCTTCAGCGGTGATGATGCCCGTCTCGGCGAGCATGTCGGCATGCGCGCGGCTGCCCGCAATGTCCTGAAGCACCATGCGGCGGTCCACATCAATCGAGGCATTGATCGATTGCATGATATCGGACGGTTGCGCGGCAAAGCGTCCTCCCCACATCTGCTGGCCTTTTGAGGGCTTATCTACCATGTCCTGCATCCTGAGAAATGAGAGGGTATCGGCATGTCCCGCCTCGTGAAATTTGGTCTTCCGGCACTGTTCGTCATCGGTCTTGTCGGCGTGTCTTTGACATTGCTGCAGGCAACTTCCAAGGGCGGAAATGCCGATCGCATTGCGCAGCTTGCCACAGGCTCGCTATCCGGGCTCGACGTGTCGGGCCGCGGAGACCCTGCATCCGACGCCAGCTTTGATGACCCGTCTGGCAGCCCGGTTACGCTGAAAGACTTCCAGGGCCGTACGATCCTCGTCAATTTCTGGGCGACCTGGTGCGGCCCTTGTGAGCGCGAAATGCCGTCGCTTGCCGCGCTTCAGTCCATGAAGGGCGACGAGAAGTTCAAGGTCGTCGCCATCAGCGTGGATGCAGAAGAGGACCGGGACTATGCCCGCCAGCGCCTGCAGGAACTGACGGGCGGCGTCATCGATTTCTATTTCGCACCGCCCGAGCGCTGGGATATTGTCTATGACAGCGGCGCCCGCGGCTTCCCGACCACAGTCATCTATGACGAGGCGGGCATAGAGATCGCGCGCCTGGCAGGTGAAGCGAACTGGGACTCATATGAAGCCGCCGCCCTGATCGACGCGGTCAAGAATTAGCGAAGCCCGGAAAGCTCCAGCTGAACGCGGGCCACCTGCGCGGCGATTTCGCTGACCGGGGCAGGGTCGGAGCCCGGGACCGGGGCTTCCGGCCACATCGCCTGAAGCCGCGCTAATTCGGCGCGCACGGCGTCGCCGTCTTCGCCCTCAAGGTCAGCAGCATAATCGGAGGCGACGCGCACAAACCCGAATGCATCCTGATATTCGCCGGCATTGACGATCTCACCATCAACGACGCCGATACGGTATTCCTCGAGCGTCGTCTCCATGAGGAAGTCGAGGATTTCCACTGGGTCGCCGCCGGCCTGATCAGCCATGTCGGCGAGGTTTTCTTCGGCTTCTTTCAGCTGGCTTTCGATCTCGTCGGAGGCCGTTCCAGCTTCAAGCGCTTCGGAGATATTTACGAAGAGATTGCTCTTGAAGCCAAGCTCATCGAGGCCCTCGCGTTCTGCAGCGTGGGTTTCGGAGACTGGGTGCATCATATGGACCGATGCAGGCTCCACAGCGCCCGCGCGGTAAAGCGCGAGGCCCGCCTCGACATGGCCGCGCATGAAAGCAAGGCGGTTATGGCGCTCCAGCGACCCGGTGTCGTGGCCGCCAGCTTCGCCGCCTTCACCTTCTCCACCTTCGCCTTCGCCCATCTCGCCAGAGGCCCCTGCCATCTCGCCTTCGTCCTCGCCAGACATGGCTGCGGTATCCTGGTTTTCGCTAATGGCGGCGCTCTCACCAGCCTCACCGGCGGCTTCACCAGATTCGCCGCCGCAGGCAGCTAGCGCGGTTGTCGACAGTAGAGCGGCCGTGAGGCCAAAACGAACAAGATTGCGGGGCGTGAAACTCATGGGACTTCTGCTCCAGACGTGGGAAGAGTGGCTTTAAACTGTGACTGACTTAGTGCAAGTAAGTCTCAAACTCAATGAGGGGCGCCATGTTCTTTACGATCCCGGACCTGCTCAATGCCGAGGATGTCGACCGCGTGCGCAAGAAGGCGTCCGCGCTCGACTGGCGTGATGGAAAGCTGACGGCTGGACGGACAGCCAGGCAGGTAAAATCCAACCTTCAGGCCGACCTCTCCTCGCGCGCAGGCAAGGGTCTGCATGATTTTCTGTTTAAAGCGGTTTCAGGACATGACGCCCTGAAAGCAGTGGCCCGCCCCAAGCGCTTTTCCCGGTTGCTGCTGAGCCGCACCGAGGACGAGGGCCATTATGGCTTCCATGTCGACAATGCGATCATGGGCTCTGGCGAGGTGAATGTGCGCACGGACCTCTCCTTCACACTCTTTCTGTCCAATCCAGACTGCTATGAAGGCGGCGCGCTGACGCTTTCGACGACCGCAGGCGAGTTCACCGCCAAACCAGATGCCGGAACGCTCGTTCTTTATCCGTCCGGCGCCATCCACCGCGTCGAGCCAGTGACGAGCGGGTCGCGCCTTGCCTGCGTCGGGTGGATTGAAAGCCGTATAAGGCGCGCGGACCAGCGTGAGCTCCTGGCAGACCTCGAAGCCCTGCGCGCGAGCTTTTCGCCCAAGGCGGAGCAACGGCTCGTCCTCGACAAGTCTATTTCGAACCTGATCAGGATGTGGGCCGACTAGTCTCGCACCGTCTCGAACACATAGAGAAGCGTCCGCTGATTATCGCTGAAATTGTCGTCCGACAGAATAAAGATACGGTCCTCGCCTGACGCCAGCGGCATGACCGCAATCGCCTCGAAATTATCGAGGGCCAGCGGTGCCCCCATGAAGGCAAGGGTCTTTGTTTCACCCTCTTGCGAGCGCACGCGGATCGAGATCGTATTCTGGCGCAAGAGCGGGTTATAGGCCCGGTGAAGGCTATAGAGTCGGCCCCCAGCCTCATCTAGACCCACAAGCGGCGCGCCTTCTGCGTCCACCCAGTTCGTGCCCGCAAAGGAAATACCACCCGCTTCGGTCACACGGCCAATCGGCCCCTTGCCACCGGTCAGTGTTTCTATGCCGACGAGAAGCGCATCATCCATCATGACGAGCCCTTCTGATCCTGAATTCTCGCTTATCGATCGCCCGAGACCTGTTGGCCGGTCGCCCATGCGGGCGATCGGTACCGCGGCGGCATTCCCGCCGCAGCGGTCGAAGGCATAGGCCGCGACCCTGTGGTTGCGTTCGAAGCTCACAAAGGCGGCGCCATCGCGCACATGCAAACCCTCGGCATCGGCGTCCGCCTTGCCCGTCAGCACCTCGCCATCCTGGTTGCGCAGATAGGTCAGCGTCGCCTGCCCGCGCGGGACCAGCGCCTCCTGATCGAACGGTATGGCGACCAGCGCGCCCGCATCAGAGACAGCCAGCAGATCTCCGCCCGGCAGGATATCAAGGCCTGAAAGGCCACCAAACGAGGCGAGCGGCGCGTCCAGCGCCCAACCTGCCCTGAACGAAAGACCCGTCAGCGCGTCTGCGACCTTGTCATCTTCACCAAGCTCGACCGGCTCCGCCGCCATGACGAAGGACATGGCAAAACCTTCGGCGGCGCCATTGGGGCAGGAGAGGTCTCCAAGCGTGCCGGCAACACTCTCATAGCTCCAGGGCGCAGCGTCGGGACTGGCCGGGGTGACAGGCGTGCCAGAACTGCAGGCGACCAGCCCCATCGCCATGAGTGAAATGGAAGGCACGAGGATGTTTTTCATCTGTTTCCTGTCCGGAACGGTCAGCTCTTGGTCGCTTTGCGCGCGATTTCCTGCATCGAGGTGCGCTTGACATCCCGCGAGCCATAGCGCGGGCCACCGCGCGCGGTCTCCGAAACGCCACTTGCCGCCTTCTGGCCGCCACCAGTGCCACGCGGCATCTGCACCGCCATCGCTTTCTGGTCAGGCAGATTACCTTCTTCATCGAAGAGGCTGGCAAGTTGTTCGGTGATGGCTCCGCCCAGCTGTTCGGCGTCGACGAGGGTTACGGCACGCCGATAATAGCGGGTCACATCATGGCCGATGCCGATGGCGATCAGCTCGACCGGGCTACGGTTCTCTATTTCAGAGATCACCTGGCGCAAGTGCCGCTCAAGATAATTGCCGACGTTCACGCTGAGCGTGGAATCGTCAACCGGCGCCCCGTCAGAGATCACCATCATGATCTTGCGCTGTTCGGGCCGGGCGAGGATGCGGTTATGCGCCCAGAGCAGGGCCTCGCCATCGATGTTTTCCTTCAGGAGGCCTTCTCGCATCATCAGACCAAGATTACGCCGCGCGCGGCGCCACGGATCATCTGCCGACTTGTAGACGATGTGACGAAGATCATTGAGCCGCCCGGGACCGGCAGGCTTGTTCGCCTTCACCCAGTCCTCACGGGCGAGCCCGCCCTTCCAGGCCTTGGTCGTAAAGCCGAGAATCTCGACCTTCACACCGCAGCGCTCAAGCGTTCTGGCGAGGATGTCGGCACAGAGCGCCGCAATCATGATCGGGCGGCCACGCATTGAGCCGGAATTATCCAGGAGCAGCGTCACAACCGTGTCGCGAAACTCGGAGTCTTCTTCCTGCTTGAAGGAAAGCGGTGCCGTCGGATCAGTGATCACGCGCGTCAGGCGCGCTGTGTCCAGCACGCCCTCTTCAAGATCGAATGACCAGGACCGGTTCTGCTGTGCCATGAGCCGGCGCTGCAGCCTGTTGGCAAGCTTCGAGACAGCGCCCTGCAGGGACTGGAGCTGATGGTCGAGATAGGCGCGCAGCCGCGTCAGTTCTTCTGGATCGCACAGGTCTGCGGCTTTGGCGATCTCATCATGCGCCGTGCTGAAGACGCGGTAGGAGAAGTCCTGCTTTTCATCCCCGTCGCGATAATTCGGGCGAAGCGGCTTTGAGCCCTCATCGCTCTCGTCGAAGTCTTCTTCGCCGTCAGCCTCAGCATCCGCGTCAACGGAAACGTTGGTCTCTTCGCCTTCGACGTCGTCGCTTTCGCCAGCTTCCATCTCTTCGGTGGACGAGCCTTCGGTTTCATCGCCCTGATCGGGCTCGTCGCTGGAGGCTTCCTGCTGATCGGACTCTTCTTCGCTCTCGGATTCGTTTTCGTCTTCCTGTTCGTCGCCAGCCTCATCGCCTTCGGTGAGGTCCTTGATGAGGCGCTGGACGGTCTTTGCGAAAGCGCGCTGATCGTTGAGCTGGCCAAGCAACTCATCAAGCGCATTGCCCCCGCGCGAGGTAACCTCGTCGCGCCAGATCGAGGCGATGCCTTCGGCTTCCGCTGGCAGTTTGCGGCCCGTCAGCTTTTCACGCAGCAGGAACTCGACCGCCGGCGCGATGGGCGCATCCGTGCGGTCCTGCATGCGGCTATAACCTGCCTTTTCACACCGGGCTGCCAGCGCCGCGTCGAGGTTTGCGGCCGTGCCGTCCATCGCATTGGCGCCGATCGACTCGATGCGGGCCCGCTCCGCGGCTTCATAGACCTGGCGGGCCATTTCGCCGCTTGGCCTGTCAGCCGCGTGCGCAGAGGCATCATGGTGGGCCATGCGCAGCGACAGCGCGTCTGCCTCACCGCGGGCGCGGGCTGCCTGTTCGGGCGAAAGTTCCCGGGGCGGCGATTGCAGGACGAGGCGGCCCTCTTCTATACGGCCAGCCTCTGAGACAAAGCTCGTTTCCACGTCGCGCGTCTGGCTCATCGCCTTGGCGGTCGCGGCCAGTGCCTGCTTGAACAGTTCGAGGGGCGTATCGTCCTTGTTAGACATGGTCCTCACTTAGCGCCCGGTTTCGCAGTTTCGAAGGGTTTTGCGAGTCCCCCAGCGGCGCGGTCACCACCCGGCGGACTGCTTTCTGGCAGATCAGGCGACGCGCACCATCAGCGCGCTCTCTGGCAATTCCTCACCGAAGCAGCGCTGATACATCTCAGCGACCAGTGGCCGCTCAAGTTCGTCGCACTTGTTAAGGAAGGTCATCCGGAAGGAATGGCCGAGATCGCCGAAGATCCGGTAGTTCTCTGCCCAGGTGATCACCGTGCGCGGGCTCATCACGGTCGAGATATCGCCGTTCATGAAAGCGTTGCGGGTCAGGTCTGCAAGGCGCACCATTTTCGACAGGAGCTCCTTGTCGAGGTCGGTTGCCTTGGTCGCGACGATCTCCACTTCGGCATCATGCTCGAGATAGTTGAGCGTGGTGACGATGCTCCACCGGTCCATCTGGCCCTGGTTAAGCTGCTGGGTGCCGTGATAGAGGCCGGTCGTATCGCCAAGGCCGACCGTATTGGTCGTCGCGAAAAGGCGGAAATACGGGTTCGGCGAGATCACCCGGTTCTGGTCGAGCAGGGTGAGACGGCCAGAGGCTTCCAGAACGCGCTGGATCACGAACATCACGTCCGGGCGGCCAGCATCGTATTCGTCAAAGGTAATCGCGACCGGGCGTTGCAGCGCCCAAGGCAGGATGCCTTCGCGGAATTCGGTGACCTGAACGCCTTCTTTCAGCACGATTGCGTCCTTGCCGACCATGTCGATCCGGCTGACATGGCTGTCGAGGTTGATGCGGATCATCGGCCAGTTAAGCCGCGCCGCAACCTGCTCGATATGGGTCGATTTGCCGGTGCCGTGATAGCCCTGCACCATCACACGGCGATTGTGCTCGAAGCCCGCCAGGATCGCCAGCGTTGTCTGAGGATCGAAGCGGTAGGATTCGTCAATCTCCGGCACGTATTCGGTCTTCGTTTCGAAGCCGTGCACGACCATGTCGGTGTCGATGCCGAAAACATCACGGACCTTGATCTCTACGGTCGGCTCAAGCTCGGTCAGAACATCGGTATCGCTGGTCAGGCTCATGAATTATCGT
It includes:
- the lysA gene encoding diaminopimelate decarboxylase, which codes for MHHFDYKDGRLHCEDVALDTIADDIGTPVYVYSAATLRRHARVIADAFDGMSCLIAYSVKANGNLGVLKTLADEGCGADVVSGGELLRARKAGIPAARIVFSGVGKTRAEMRLALEEGIHQFNIESSAELTVLADVAKSMGKTAKVAVRVNPDVAAGGHPNISTGKAGDKFGVPWAEAREAYAQIAETDGVEAVGVDVHIGSQIDDIAPMRAAFMKVMTLVRELREDGHDIRRVDLGGGLGIPYRSTDNPPPPSAYAQMIREVTEGMGLEVILEPGRVIAGNAGVLVTEALFVKPGPQRNFLMVDAGMNDLMRPALYQAYHEILPVRERGSSDETVRYDIVGPICESTDKFAAERDMPRIEGGDRLALMSAGAYGAVLSSQYNARPLVPEVLVDGDRYAVIRRRPDFDEMIALESMPDWLS
- the lptM gene encoding LPS translocon maturation chaperone LptM, which codes for MMKPLSAIGLLTLACAGLGGCGVRGDLDRPPPIFSSSPPDEEARQPVSAPVAVAQAPAKSADEAYYNELGGEIPKSDPAADIGESGLGDVSPE
- the argH gene encoding argininosuccinate lyase, whose amino-acid sequence is MQDMVDKPSKGQQMWGGRFAAQPSDIMQSINASIDVDRRMVLQDIAGSRAHADMLAETGIITAEDNEAIQGGLDQVLEEVKAETFPYRVELEDIHMNIEARLKELIGEPAGRLHTARSRNDQVVTGFRLWTRGALGEAAGALTALQRVLLRRASENADTIMPGFTHLQTAQPVTLGHHLLAYVEMAERDKSRLLGAALRANESPLGAAALAGTGFPIDRDMVSEALGFDRPMANSLDAVSARDFALESLAALSIAATHLSRLAEELVLWTSAQFGFARLSDEWSTGSSIMPQKRNPDAAELIRAKSALIAGQFASLQGAVKALPLAYAKDLQDDKRLTFEAFDTFGLCAKAMAGMIDTITFDKDNMRAAAAKGYSTATDLADWLVRELKLPFRDAHHVTGQIVAMAEAEGVGLEALSLNSMQEVEPRLTDAIFSVLSVEASAASRESYGGTAPVRVREQIELWTKRLGVEATT
- a CDS encoding TlpA family protein disulfide reductase — its product is MSRLVKFGLPALFVIGLVGVSLTLLQATSKGGNADRIAQLATGSLSGLDVSGRGDPASDASFDDPSGSPVTLKDFQGRTILVNFWATWCGPCEREMPSLAALQSMKGDEKFKVVAISVDAEEDRDYARQRLQELTGGVIDFYFAPPERWDIVYDSGARGFPTTVIYDEAGIEIARLAGEANWDSYEAAALIDAVKN
- a CDS encoding Fe2+-dependent dioxygenase, with amino-acid sequence MFFTIPDLLNAEDVDRVRKKASALDWRDGKLTAGRTARQVKSNLQADLSSRAGKGLHDFLFKAVSGHDALKAVARPKRFSRLLLSRTEDEGHYGFHVDNAIMGSGEVNVRTDLSFTLFLSNPDCYEGGALTLSTTAGEFTAKPDAGTLVLYPSGAIHRVEPVTSGSRLACVGWIESRIRRADQRELLADLEALRASFSPKAEQRLVLDKSISNLIRMWAD
- a CDS encoding esterase-like activity of phytase family protein → MKNILVPSISLMAMGLVACSSGTPVTPASPDAAPWSYESVAGTLGDLSCPNGAAEGFAMSFVMAAEPVELGEDDKVADALTGLSFRAGWALDAPLASFGGLSGLDILPGGDLLAVSDAGALVAIPFDQEALVPRGQATLTYLRNQDGEVLTGKADADAEGLHVRDGAAFVSFERNHRVAAYAFDRCGGNAAAVPIARMGDRPTGLGRSISENSGSEGLVMMDDALLVGIETLTGGKGPIGRVTEAGGISFAGTNWVDAEGAPLVGLDEAGGRLYSLHRAYNPLLRQNTISIRVRSQEGETKTLAFMGAPLALDNFEAIAVMPLASGEDRIFILSDDNFSDNQRTLLYVFETVRD
- the cobT gene encoding cobaltochelatase subunit CobT, which gives rise to MSNKDDTPLELFKQALAATAKAMSQTRDVETSFVSEAGRIEEGRLVLQSPPRELSPEQAARARGEADALSLRMAHHDASAHAADRPSGEMARQVYEAAERARIESIGANAMDGTAANLDAALAARCEKAGYSRMQDRTDAPIAPAVEFLLREKLTGRKLPAEAEGIASIWRDEVTSRGGNALDELLGQLNDQRAFAKTVQRLIKDLTEGDEAGDEQEDENESESEEESDQQEASSDEPDQGDETEGSSTEEMEAGESDDVEGEETNVSVDADAEADGEEDFDESDEGSKPLRPNYRDGDEKQDFSYRVFSTAHDEIAKAADLCDPEELTRLRAYLDHQLQSLQGAVSKLANRLQRRLMAQQNRSWSFDLEEGVLDTARLTRVITDPTAPLSFKQEEDSEFRDTVVTLLLDNSGSMRGRPIMIAALCADILARTLERCGVKVEILGFTTKAWKGGLAREDWVKANKPAGPGRLNDLRHIVYKSADDPWRRARRNLGLMMREGLLKENIDGEALLWAHNRILARPEQRKIMMVISDGAPVDDSTLSVNVGNYLERHLRQVISEIENRSPVELIAIGIGHDVTRYYRRAVTLVDAEQLGGAITEQLASLFDEEGNLPDQKAMAVQMPRGTGGGQKAASGVSETARGGPRYGSRDVKRTSMQEIARKATKS
- the cobS gene encoding cobaltochelatase subunit CobS; translated protein: MSLTSDTDVLTELEPTVEIKVRDVFGIDTDMVVHGFETKTEYVPEIDESYRFDPQTTLAILAGFEHNRRVMVQGYHGTGKSTHIEQVAARLNWPMIRINLDSHVSRIDMVGKDAIVLKEGVQVTEFREGILPWALQRPVAITFDEYDAGRPDVMFVIQRVLEASGRLTLLDQNRVISPNPYFRLFATTNTVGLGDTTGLYHGTQQLNQGQMDRWSIVTTLNYLEHDAEVEIVATKATDLDKELLSKMVRLADLTRNAFMNGDISTVMSPRTVITWAENYRIFGDLGHSFRMTFLNKCDELERPLVAEMYQRCFGEELPESALMVRVA